In Deferribacteraceae bacterium V6Fe1, one genomic interval encodes:
- a CDS encoding indole-3-glycerol-phosphate synthase has protein sequence MLSKILENKLLEIDTLEVPTFERQKEIFSPLEFLRNRPIIAEVKKASPSLGDINTDINVVEQAKIYEKAGAGAVSVLTDEKFFKGGFTYLQQVACQVKIPVLCKDFIISKKQIDIAYKLGADIILLIVKALSEKEYVELFNYAKSLGLYVLTEIHEKGEITIAEKAKFDLLGVNSRNLETLKIDKNKCAEIISSLSKGYFKVAESGISSKEDVLMFKAAGANAFLIGSYLMQSKIPGEKILEIYESLKCL, from the coding sequence ATGTTGTCGAAGATTCTTGAAAATAAGCTGTTGGAAATAGATACATTGGAAGTGCCAACTTTTGAGAGGCAAAAAGAGATATTTTCCCCTTTGGAGTTTTTGAGAAATAGACCGATTATCGCCGAAGTAAAAAAGGCTTCACCGAGTCTTGGAGACATTAATACCGATATTAATGTTGTAGAGCAGGCAAAAATATATGAAAAAGCCGGTGCAGGTGCCGTAAGTGTGCTTACGGATGAAAAGTTTTTTAAAGGGGGATTTACCTATTTGCAACAGGTGGCTTGTCAGGTGAAGATTCCTGTTTTGTGCAAGGATTTTATAATTTCCAAAAAACAGATAGATATAGCTTACAAACTCGGGGCAGATATTATCCTATTGATAGTTAAAGCACTGAGTGAAAAAGAGTATGTAGAGCTTTTTAATTATGCAAAAAGCCTTGGTCTATATGTGCTAACCGAAATTCATGAAAAGGGGGAGATTACCATTGCAGAGAAAGCCAAGTTTGACCTTCTGGGAGTAAATTCAAGAAATCTTGAAACACTTAAAATTGATAAAAATAAGTGTGCAGAGATAATTTCAAGCCTCAGTAAAGGTTATTTTAAGGTAGCTGAGAGCGGAATCAGCAGTAAAGAGGATGTGCTAATGTTCAAGGCTGCCGGAGCTAATGCTTTTTTGATAGGCTCTTATTTGATGCAATCAAAAATTCCGGGTGAAAAGATTTTGGAAATATATGAGAGTTTGAAATGTTTGTAA
- the trpD gene encoding anthranilate phosphoribosyltransferase, producing METLVKKVNSDERLSFAEYVDFFDSMVNGNLTEAQIGSALIALRLKGESEEEISAAATVLNRYKIKLDVDLKNKVDTCGTGGDGKSTINVSTIVSIVLGSFGFNVVKHGNVAQSGKVGSADILEMMGVPVKLTKEEAEKFLLKHNFVFLFAPNYHPILKSVGKIRRELKVPTIFNYLGPMLNPADPEYQLIGINSVAKLDVYAKALVRLNRNNILVVSSKDGYDEISSCDITFARKVTGGKIEKLEINPKDFFKPFDMPRVENSDEATELFKRAIEGGDEDLNNLIAINTAYAFQLIENEDLNDIFERIKNKLKNGEVRKYFESLRGN from the coding sequence ATGGAAACATTGGTTAAAAAGGTTAATTCTGATGAAAGATTGTCTTTCGCAGAGTATGTAGATTTTTTTGATTCTATGGTGAATGGCAATTTGACAGAGGCTCAGATTGGCTCTGCACTTATCGCTCTGAGATTAAAAGGGGAGAGTGAAGAGGAGATTTCTGCAGCTGCAACGGTATTAAATAGGTATAAAATAAAATTGGATGTGGATCTTAAAAATAAAGTAGATACTTGCGGCACAGGCGGGGACGGCAAATCTACGATAAATGTATCCACGATTGTTTCAATAGTGCTTGGTAGTTTTGGGTTCAATGTTGTAAAGCATGGAAATGTGGCCCAAAGCGGAAAAGTTGGCTCGGCAGACATATTGGAAATGATGGGTGTCCCGGTAAAACTGACCAAAGAAGAAGCAGAGAAATTTTTACTAAAGCATAATTTTGTATTTCTCTTTGCACCAAATTATCACCCTATTCTCAAATCAGTGGGCAAAATAAGAAGGGAGCTAAAAGTGCCAACTATTTTTAACTACTTAGGCCCGATGCTAAACCCTGCCGATCCTGAATATCAGCTTATCGGAATAAATTCTGTGGCGAAGCTTGATGTATATGCAAAGGCATTGGTAAGATTGAATAGAAATAATATTTTAGTGGTATCATCAAAAGACGGTTATGATGAGATTTCAAGCTGTGACATAACTTTTGCTAGAAAGGTAACAGGTGGAAAAATTGAAAAGTTGGAAATTAATCCGAAAGACTTTTTCAAACCGTTTGACATGCCACGTGTTGAAAACAGTGATGAGGCAACCGAGCTTTTTAAAAGGGCTATTGAAGGCGGGGATGAAGACTTAAATAACCTGATTGCCATAAATACCGCATATGCTTTTCAACTTATTGAGAATGAAGATTTAAATGATATTTTTGAAAGGATAAAAAATAAACTTAAAAACGGTGAAGTCAGAAAATATTTTGAAAGCTTGAGGGGTAATTAG
- a CDS encoding aminodeoxychorismate/anthranilate synthase component II: MFLLIDNYDSFTFNLYAVFKQLGQEVRVIKNDEFIKADNYKGIILSPGPSNPANSGTTLKYLNEYAGKLPIFGVCLGMQAIGYYLGNRVRNAQTIKHGKVEDVKVIKDEVLYKGVPKSFKAVRYHSLVIDIDESFVTSRSISDNEIMSIEIPEKKLFGVQYHPESFLSEFGDKIIENFVNYCGGKDGNIG; the protein is encoded by the coding sequence ATGTTTTTACTAATTGATAATTATGATTCCTTTACATTCAATCTTTATGCGGTGTTTAAACAGCTCGGGCAGGAAGTAAGGGTTATTAAAAATGATGAGTTTATAAAAGCCGATAATTATAAAGGTATAATACTTTCCCCCGGGCCTTCAAATCCTGCTAATTCAGGGACAACCCTTAAATATTTGAACGAATATGCGGGCAAACTGCCAATTTTTGGTGTTTGCTTAGGGATGCAGGCGATAGGCTACTATTTGGGAAATCGTGTAAGAAATGCACAGACAATAAAACATGGAAAAGTCGAAGATGTAAAAGTTATAAAAGATGAAGTTTTATATAAAGGTGTTCCGAAATCATTTAAAGCTGTTCGTTATCACTCCCTTGTAATAGATATTGACGAAAGTTTTGTTACTTCAAGAAGTATTTCCGATAACGAAATAATGTCCATAGAGATTCCTGAAAAGAAGTTGTTTGGGGTGCAATATCATCCGGAATCATTTTTAAGCGAATTCGGGGATAAGATAATAGAAAATTTTGTAAATTATTGCGGAGGTAAAGATGGAAACATTGGTTAA
- a CDS encoding anthranilate synthase component I family protein gives MLFPDFETFKEDFKKYDRVPVYREIVGDTFTPIALLRNFSSEDNLFMLESANLDKTFSRFSFFGFKPKEVLTFKNRKLYSVKNGKKTEIDINPMDYLNNNIKTFNGRYYDNFGDFTGGYVGYIGYEMINYMGVLRNRIKEPSHENLMQLMLVDEFYIFDNHLGKMYSCVSVDCKGDVEQAYEKAKKATLKMAEKLHGLNFDNFETDETFEIVNEYEESEFVETVERLKKDIYDGEVIQCVISNKYEINSKINPLSLYRALRNLNPSPYMFYLKFNGEVVCGSSPEIHLKVKDRIATLKPIAGTYPVGENLDEIKASLLNDEKERAEHLMLLDLARNDLYTCCKPESVKVGKSFVPEVYSHVIHIVSEVVGELNENSSNIELFMNTFPAGTVTGAPKVRAMELIDSYEKSPRGFYAGCTGYFSYSGNMDTCITIRSAKVTGSKTVFRAGAGIVHDSIPEKEYKEVQEKLKALFNALERIKNMERYNVFTN, from the coding sequence ATGCTTTTTCCGGATTTTGAAACATTTAAAGAAGATTTTAAAAAGTATGACAGGGTGCCTGTCTACAGGGAGATTGTGGGGGATACATTTACGCCGATTGCACTTTTAAGAAATTTTTCAAGTGAGGATAACCTTTTTATGCTTGAGAGCGCAAACCTGGATAAGACCTTTTCAAGGTTTTCATTTTTTGGCTTTAAGCCCAAAGAGGTATTGACCTTTAAAAACAGAAAACTTTATTCCGTAAAGAATGGTAAAAAGACAGAGATAGATATTAATCCTATGGATTATCTTAATAACAATATCAAAACCTTTAATGGAAGATATTATGACAACTTCGGTGATTTTACCGGTGGCTATGTGGGTTACATCGGTTATGAAATGATTAATTATATGGGTGTTTTAAGAAACAGGATAAAAGAGCCAAGTCATGAAAATCTAATGCAATTAATGCTTGTTGATGAGTTTTACATTTTTGACAACCACTTGGGTAAGATGTATTCGTGCGTGTCCGTTGACTGTAAAGGGGACGTAGAGCAGGCTTACGAAAAGGCAAAAAAAGCAACTCTGAAAATGGCAGAAAAGCTGCACGGGCTCAATTTTGACAATTTTGAAACGGATGAAACTTTTGAAATTGTCAATGAATACGAAGAAAGTGAATTTGTTGAAACTGTAGAGCGGTTGAAAAAAGATATTTATGATGGTGAGGTTATACAATGCGTTATTTCAAACAAATACGAAATAAACTCAAAAATAAATCCGTTAAGTCTCTACAGAGCTCTTAGAAATTTAAATCCATCACCTTATATGTTTTATTTGAAATTTAACGGTGAAGTGGTATGTGGCTCCTCCCCTGAGATTCACCTTAAAGTAAAGGACAGAATTGCAACATTAAAACCGATTGCCGGCACTTATCCTGTGGGGGAAAATCTTGATGAGATAAAAGCATCGCTTTTGAATGATGAAAAGGAGAGAGCTGAGCACCTGATGCTTTTGGATTTGGCAAGAAACGATTTATATACCTGCTGCAAACCTGAAAGTGTGAAGGTGGGCAAATCGTTTGTGCCTGAAGTTTATTCCCATGTAATTCATATCGTTTCGGAAGTGGTAGGTGAACTTAATGAAAATTCTTCAAATATTGAGCTTTTTATGAACACATTCCCAGCCGGCACCGTAACTGGTGCACCAAAGGTAAGAGCAATGGAACTTATTGACAGTTACGAAAAAAGCCCCCGAGGATTTTATGCAGGTTGCACTGGGTATTTTTCATACAGCGGTAACATGGATACCTGTATTACAATCAGAAGTGCAAAGGTAACTGGTAGTAAAACTGTTTTCAGAGCAGGTGCTGGGATTGTCCACGACAGTATTCCGGAAAAAGAATACAAAGAGGTTCAGGAAAAATTAAAAGCACTTTTCAATGCTCTTGAAAGAATAAAAAATATGGAGAGATACAATGTTTTTACTAATTGA